In the genome of Hevea brasiliensis isolate MT/VB/25A 57/8 unplaced genomic scaffold, ASM3005281v1 Scaf26, whole genome shotgun sequence, one region contains:
- the LOC131176850 gene encoding spindle assembly checkpoint component MAD1-like, whose amino-acid sequence MKPGETISEMSTRFTDLVNVLKALEKEFTEEELVKKVLRSLPKSWETKVIVIFNTKDFSKFTYDELIGSLIAHEMLYDKSKSNVDDEKKKRGIALKLSQEDELRKTIAFKDASSDSSNSSSDEDDLAMITRRFKKAFKKGGLKYKKFLKKYSPKGETSKDQSEIKCFECNKLGHIKPNCPKLKKKNSKDKSKKALVAGWMDSDDSSSDNSSEKEVAHICLMALEEDKPESSQQREINTEVNNFDSLSIEDYEDAFAKLYEECKVYKKKCSALNKEIASLRAENDSMSIIVQENKFYKNQLLLFDELNKELEDSKIACEKLIEKNRILETKVESLTSDLAKFTNGTQILDTLLGSQRLSNQKSGHGYDGFMHYGNTKISL is encoded by the coding sequence atgaaacctggagAAACCATTTCAGAAATGAGCACAAGATTTACTGATCTGGTGAATGTTCTCAAAGCTCTTGAAAAAGAATTCACTGAAGAAGAGTTAGTCAAGAAAGTCTTGAGGTCACTACCTAAATCATGGGAAACAAAAGTTATAGTGATCTTTAATACCAAAGATTTCTCCAAATTCACTTATGATGAGTTGATTGGTTCTCTTATTGCTCATGAAATGCTTTAtgacaagagcaagagcaatgtagatgatgaaaagaaaaagagaggaatTGCCTTAAAGTTAAGCCAAGAGGATGAATTAAGGAAAACTATAGCTTTTAAGGATGCCTCAAGTGACAGCTCTAATAGTTCAAGTGATGAAGATGATCTTGCCATGATTACAAGAAGATTCAAGAAAGCATTCAAAAAGGGAGGTTTGAAATATAAGAAATTCCTAAAGAAGTATTCTCCCAAAGGTGAAACAAGCAAGGATCAAAGTGAGATTAAATGCTTTGAATGCAACAAACTTGGTCACATCAAGCCAAATTGTCCTAAATTGAAAAAGAAGAATTCAAAGGACAAGAGCAAGAAAGCCTTGGTTGCTGGCTGGATGGATAGTGATGATTCCTCAAGTGATAACTCTAGTGAAAAGGAGGTTGCACACATTTGTCTCATGGCTCTAGAAGAGGATAAACCAGAAAGTTCCCAACAAAGAGAAATCAACACTGAGGTAAATAATTTTGACTCTCTTAGTATTGAGGATTATGAAGATGCATTTGCCAAATTGTATGAAGAATGCAAAGTTTACAAGAAAAAATGTTCTGCTTTAAACAAAGAAATTGCTTCCTTAAGAGCTGAAAATGATTCTATGAGTATTATTGTACAAGAAAATAAGTTTTATAAAAATCAACTACTCTTGTTTGATGAGTTGAATAAGGAGTTAGAAGATTCAAAAATTGCTTGTGAAaaactcattgagaaaaatagGATTTTAGAAACTAAGGTGGAATCTTTGACAAGTGATTTAGCTAAATTCACAAATGGCACACAAATTCTTGATACGTTACTTGGTTCTCAAAGATTATCAAATCAAAAATCTGGTCAtggttatgatggatttatgcACTATGGAAATACAAAAATTTCTTTGTAA